AAACTGGGTGAAGCCCTTCGGGCAAAAGAGAAAGATCTTACTCTACATAAGGGTCCCATTGGACATTTAAAATTGTTCACCCCCAAATTTGTAATGGGCCTTGCGGGCAAGCTGAGATTTACTTAGTCAATAAATTGGTGATTGCGAGCTTGGCACCACTAGTTATTGTTGGTAGATGAGATTTGAGTGATGAAGATTGCGCTATTTAActtctaataaaaaaattgtgtcATTAAGTGAGAGTGGCTCGACTTAGGTTCTTTCTTTGCCTTATAtgataaggactttacttatataGAGAAATAACTCACAATATGTAAATGgtgaagagaaagagaaattgTTTAAGTGCTTTGTATTGAAATGACAATAACAATTCAAAGAGAGAACTCGTATTGCAATGGAGGAATACTTGTAAACACAACAAAGATATAATGAATTGAAAGAGTGCTTTGACTTTAattgaaagaaatgaaagagCTTGCAATATTGAAGAAagctttgaaatttgaaatgaaaatgGTGCAGCTGTAGAGagatttgtttgattgtttgagtgtcctcaCCTTCATGCCTTGGTTTTCTTTATATAGAAAACAAAGCCTAGTCTGAAAACAAAGccacttaatgcaacttctctcTCCCCCAAACCCACGTCCTTAGGAAATGATATCAAAAGAAGCCATGGTTGATAAAGAAGAGTAGAGGAATGTTTTAATTCTTGGAAACTTGTGTTCGTAAGTCAGCTCACCAGTCCTGTTTTTGTATGTCACAGATGATCCAAAGAAAACACAACACTTACTCTCACTAGATGGAGCAAAAGAAAGGCTTCATTTGTTCAAAGCAGATTTATTAGAAGAGGGATCTTTTGACGCTGTCGTTGATGGATGTGAAGGAGTTTTTCATATGGCATCGCCTGTACTAATGTCAGTCACTGACCCACAGGTAATCTCTTCACTTTCATTGTCAGAGCTTTATTACATGCGGCATGAACCTAAGTTTTGCATCTCGAGCTGTTTGTTTATATAATCTGTTACATTCTAAAATTCAGACCCTTAAATATTGGTAGTTTAATATCTTGTCAGGCAGAACTACTTGACCCTGCTGTGAAGGGAACACTGAATGTCCTCAGATCATGCGCGAAATTTCCGTCTATCAAAAGGGTGGTTCTAACATCCTCCATAGTATCAATTGTATTTACTGGAAAGCCTCTTTCTGCTGATACTGTAGTTGATGAATCTTGGTTTTCAGATCCAGCTTTCTGTGAAAAAGCAAAGGTTTGTACAGTGCATATGCTAATTTAAATTTACAACAGACTTATCATTTATGTAAGGGGAATGCGAGCGTCCAGCTAGCTTCCAGTTTCGTGCAATAATATAAGAACTCGTCCTCccttggtttttcttttctgtctCCATTCTCAATGATTTATTTGTTCACATACTCTGCAGAAGTCGATTGTGCTTATCGTGCTTTTTCTAAAGATGTCTCAGtagttatctctctctctcttaacgAGTTTGATTATGAGCAACTTTTACGACTCTTTAAACATGTCTTGTCAACCGCacaattcatgctcatatgttTGTTTGCTTATCTTGGTCTGGTTGACATACCTGTTGTAATTCTGTGATAAGAATCATACGATTTAAATCTGATTGCTTTCATTCTTTGAAAAAATGCATTCATTGTTCTTATCGTCTTTGGTTTTCATCAGCTTTGGTATGCACTTTCAAAAACCTTAGCTGAGGAAGCTGCTTGGAAGTTTGTGAAGGAGAATGGAATCGATTTAGTTGCAGTAAATCCAGGGGTGGCGATTGGCCCTCTTTTACAGCCAACTCTGAACTCAAGCTCGGAGCTACTTCTCAAACTCTTTGATGGTACGCTTACGGAAGTAGAATAAAATCTTTAGACACGAAATTTTAGGAGCATAGTCAGGAAAGAGGACTAAGTTTGTAGTTATAAGAAATCTTAAAACACGTGTTTACTGAAGTTGGGAAACCTGTTTACTCttactgaaaaataaaaatgacattTGAAGGCTTGCATGCTTGCGTTCTTCAGGTTTCAACAATAGATATTTGACCATATAACAGAAAAGCTATTAGGCATATGAAATATTATTGTAGCACATATCTGCGGTATCATATACCATGCTTTTAATCACTGGATCCGCATATCCAGTACCATATTGTAGACCATATCTTGTAGTGTGTTCATATCCATAATTCTTTGGTAATTTATGAATCTCAGATAATTGAGTTCatcgtttttagttttcatcgCAAAGTTACTGTTGCTCTGCCATAACTTCTGCATTATTTAAAATAGAGGACTTGCATTTAACCAATGCAACTCAATCATTGAAAGTTCGTTTTACTATTTCTTGCACAGATCTTTTATGATTGTTTGGGATTGGGACTTTATTGAGCTCATCATTTGCAGTCTCTTCTGTATTCAAGTGTCATCAATATGCTGCTCTTTCTATGAAAACTTAAATCTATGAAAATTTATTGTTCCTAATTTATCATTTATGCAGGAACCGGAAAATTTCCAAATGCAACTCACAGATGGGTTGATGTTAGAGATATTGCTAATGCACATATTCTAGCCTTTGAGAATCCTTCAGCTAGTGGGAGGTATTCTATAGTTGGAAGTGTAGCACACTATTCTGTG
This is a stretch of genomic DNA from Malus domestica chromosome 02, GDT2T_hap1. It encodes these proteins:
- the LOC103407469 gene encoding phenylacetaldehyde reductase-like → MSGGSKVVCVTGASGFIASWVVKFLLQKGYTVKATVRDPNDPKKTQHLLSLDGAKERLHLFKADLLEEGSFDAVVDGCEGVFHMASPVLMSVTDPQAELLDPAVKGTLNVLRSCAKFPSIKRVVLTSSIVSIVFTGKPLSADTVVDESWFSDPAFCEKAKLWYALSKTLAEEAAWKFVKENGIDLVAVNPGVAIGPLLQPTLNSSSELLLKLFDGTGKFPNATHRWVDVRDIANAHILAFENPSASGRYSIVGSVAHYSVAVKILRDLFPALNLPEKCADDQPFAPTYQISKERAETLGVVYTPLDVTLKDAVESLKQKNFF